From the genome of Streptacidiphilus sp. PB12-B1b:
CGGCGGCGGGTGCGGCGGCGGACCCGGCGGCGGGCCCGGTGACGTGCCCGAGCAGCGGGTCCAGTGCGGGGCCGCGCGGCGCGCCGTTGGATCGGTCCCGGGGGCGGAGCCCCTCCCCGGCGGGGGCACGGCACATCGGAGGAGCAGCCCATGAGGACGAGGTTCATCAACAGCACCTCCCGCGGTCTCGGGGGCGAGTGGGCACTGGCCGCTCTGGAGCACGGCGACCGGGTCGCGGCCACCGCCCGCGACACCGACGCCCTGGAGGACCTGGTCGCCGCCTACGGGCAGGCGGTCCTGCCGATCGCCCTGGGCGTGACCGACCGCCCGGCCGTGTTCACGGCCCTCGCGTGGGCGCACGAGGCCTTCGGACGCCTGGACGTGGTGGTCAACAACGCCGGGCACGGCCACTTCGGCTTCATCGAGGAGGTCACCGAGCAGGCGGCCCGCGCGCAGCTGGAGACCAACCTGTTCGGCGCGCTGTGGGTGACCCAGCCGCGCTACCGTCCATGCGCGCGCAAGACAGCAGCCACCGAAACACGGACGAGGCAACTGCGAAAGACCGCGCCACGCTGACCCCGCCGGGGACAACGGTCGATGGGGCCAACGAACGATTTTCGCTTCAATTGACCCCTTGGAATTGATCATGAGGCGCACGCTGGTCGCCGGTGGAACCGGCAGGCCCTCGGGGTGTCGTCCCCGAACCCGTCCGCGTCGGCTGGCACGTGGCCTCCCGGCCAGAGGAAAGGCCCGCCGGACTCCTGAATCCCGCCGCTGAATCCCGCCGCCGCGCGCCCCCGCCGGCAGCCCCGCGGCGGGCGCCGCCCCGCGCCGGAGCGCTCACATCGGGCGGCAGGTCAGGGGCGGGCAGGTCAGCGGGCAGACGGGGGCGGCGTGCCGTCGTGGCGGTCCAGTTCGCTCAGCAGCAGGCGCAGCAGGGCGCGCGCGCGGGCGACCTCGGGCGCGGGCAGGGCCGCGAAGACGGCGGCGTGCTCAACCGAGGCGCGGGCGGTGACCCGGGCCAGGGCATCACGCCCATGCACGGTCAGTTCCAGACGCGGGGAGCCGCGGTGGTCGGGGTTGGGCATATAGGCCGCGTGGCCGCAGGCGACGAGGTCGTTGGCGAGACGCTGCACGTTCTGGCGGCTGACGCCCAGGCGCCGCGCGGCCTGCGGCACCGTCAGCGCCGTCTCGCTGACCACGCTCAGCAACTGCCAGCGGGCCTGGGTGAGCCCCTCAGCCCGGGCGGTCCGCTCCCCCAGACGACGCAGCGCACCCGCAGCCTCGTAGACATCGGCCACCAGCAGAGCCATCTCATCGGCCACCGGACCCTCCCCAAGACATGACGATGTCGACATGTGAACGTGTTGTCATGATACGTCGCGGGGCCGCGTGGTCAGGTGGCGACGACCCAGAACAGGCCGCCCTCGCGGTCCCGCAACTGCGCGACCCGGCCCACCGGGGAGTCGTGGGCCGCAGCCGCGACCGTGCCGCCCAACGTGACAGCACGCGCTGCAGTGGCATCCGCGTCCGCCACGGTAAAGAAGACGTGCCAGCGCGGACGGACCCGGGGATCGGGCGCGCCCTGGGAGCCGCCGCCGTTCAACGACGCCAGAGTCCGCCCCGCACCCCGCAGCAGGACCCGCTCGTGCTCGAAAGCCACATCCAGATCGGAGGCCTGGTCCCAGCCGAAGACCGCACCGTAGAACAGAGCGGCGGCGAACGCGTCCGCGGTACGCAGTTCGCTCCACGCCAACGCACCGGGGCGCTCCAGGTCCGAGGCCGGACCCGGACGGCCCTGCCAGACACCGAACGCCGCACCATCGGGATCGGCGGCCAACGCCAGACGGCCGGCATCGAAGGCCAACGGCCCCATGACCATAGTGCCGCCGCGCTCACGAACCCGAGCAGAGACCTGATCGGCATCATCGGTACCGAAGTACGTGGTCCAGGCAACCGGGAACTCCCAAGTCCGGGCCACCTCACCGATCCCGGCCACAGCAACGCCGTCCACCACTGCCCGGCAGTACGCACCCCACCGATCCGGGCCCGCCTCGAACCCCCAACCCAACAATGGACCATAAAACCCCTTGGCCACATCCACATCCCGCGCCATCAAACTCACCCAACACGGCGCGCCCACCACACACCGCGCCTGCACCACCGACCCCACCATCAACCGCTCCTCCCACACCGTCCACACCCGCACATCCCACAGCCCGACCACCCCGGCTGAGGTCCGCCCGACTGCATGCATGCCTGCCTGCCTGCCGACCAGGCACGTACCCCGCTTCCACGCCCCGCACGCGATCCCCAACCCCCACTACCCCAAGTGGCCCCACCAGACCAGGCCGGTACAGGCCCCGCCGACACGGGCCGGAACGGGCCACGCCGGCCCGCACACACGCGCTCCTCGGGCCGGGGCCGGGCGGCGCCCCCACCTCGTCCCCTACGCGCGCAGGTCCACTGCCAGGGAATCCGCCAGGAAGGCGCGGAAGGAGCGCGCGGGGCGGCCGGTCAGGCGCTGGACGGTGTCGGTGGTGCAGTCCTCGGCCCCCTCCGCGATCGCACGGTCCATACCCGCCAGCAAGGCCGCGAACGACGCCGGCATCAACACCGCCAGGCGGTCGCCCAGCTCCCCGTAGGACAGGCGGCGGCGGGCCACAGGCCGCCCGGTAGCCTCGGCCAGGGCCGCGGCGACGTCGTCGTAGCTGAGCGCCTGCGGCCCGGTCAGGATCAAGTCGGCATCGGGGGCGCGCTCATCGGTCAGCGCGCGCACGGCGACGGCCGCGATGTCCTCGGCGTCCACGAAACCCACCCGCCCACTGCCGGTGGCGGTCCAGATGACACCCTCCCGGCGAATACTGTCGGCATGGGCATGCGCGCCGGTGAAGTTCTGCATGAACCAGGACGGCCGCAACACCGCCCACTGATCGAACAGGCCCGGCAACACCCGGTGCACCTCCCCGCCGGACCACCCTCGGGAACCGCCGAGGAACTCAGCAGCACCGCACGCTGCACGCCGGCAGCGCGGGCCTGCCGCAGGAAGGGCACCATCACCGCCGCCGGATCCCCATCACCCGGAGGCGGCACCAAGTAGACGCGATCGACCCCCCGCAGAGCAGCACCGTGGGTGGCCGGGTCATACCAATCGAAACGCACCCCCTCCGCCCCTGGAACCACGGCGGCGCGGCGACCCGCAGCCCTGACACGGTAACCGGCAGCGACCAGCCGCGCCGCGGTACGACCCCCGGTAGTGCCAGATGCACCGATCACCAACGTGACAGCGGCGGCACCGGCGGAGGTGGTGGCAGTCATCGGCTGCTCCCGGGGAAGTCGGCGTCGGCCTCCTGGGCGGCCAGCGGGTTCCAGTAGTCGCGGTAGGAGGCGATGAGCCCCTCGCGCACGGTCACCACCGCAACGTAGGTCATCTCGAAGGGCCGGTCGCCCTGCACCAGGCGGCCGACGCCGCGCATCTCGGCCACGACGGTCCCCGGATCGGTGGTCTGATGGATCACCAGGTCGGGAAAGCCGTGCAGGTCGATGTGGTCGGGATAGGGACGCATGTAGTCGGCGACGGCCTGCCTGCCCTCCAGCCGCCGGGGGCCAGCCGCGCGGGGCGAAGGGGTACTCCATGACGCCGTCCTCGGCCCGCAGCCCCACCCACGCGGGACTGTCCTTGTCCAGCAGCA
Proteins encoded in this window:
- a CDS encoding SDR family NAD(P)-dependent oxidoreductase; amino-acid sequence: MRTRFINSTSRGLGGEWALAALEHGDRVAATARDTDALEDLVAAYGQAVLPIALGVTDRPAVFTALAWAHEAFGRLDVVVNNAGHGHFGFIEEVTEQAARAQLETNLFGALWVTQPRYRPCARKTAATETRTRQLRKTAPR
- a CDS encoding MarR family winged helix-turn-helix transcriptional regulator; the encoded protein is MADEMALLVADVYEAAGALRRLGERTARAEGLTQARWQLLSVVSETALTVPQAARRLGVSRQNVQRLANDLVACGHAAYMPNPDHRGSPRLELTVHGRDALARVTARASVEHAAVFAALPAPEVARARALLRLLLSELDRHDGTPPPSAR
- a CDS encoding VOC family protein, which gives rise to MHAVGRTSAGVVGLWDVRVWTVWEERLMVGSVVQARCVVGAPCWVSLMARDVDVAKGFYGPLLGWGFEAGPDRWGAYCRAVVDGVAVAGIGEVARTWEFPVAWTTYFGTDDADQVSARVRERGGTMVMGPLAFDAGRLALAADPDGAAFGVWQGRPGPASDLERPGALAWSELRTADAFAAALFYGAVFGWDQASDLDVAFEHERVLLRGAGRTLASLNGGGSQGAPDPRVRPRWHVFFTVADADATAARAVTLGGTVAAAAHDSPVGRVAQLRDREGGLFWVVAT